TCTGTAAAGGTTAATAGGCTCaattcgttaaaaataaaaactggtcaacattattactttaaaactatattatacgtcatattataatgggcATACATTTATTAAGTGAAAATCACATTTATGATTCATAGCTCTAAAATGTTTATCGTAGGTGTTCAtgatcaatttttgttttatacagtaaatatacaatacaatttttttaataactattcaacatttctgttttaattttaatgatttcctGGGCTTGTTTAAATCTTTTAACTAAATCTTTATATTGTGGACCATCTACAACCTTATATTTATCTTGTAGTTTCTGTAATTCCTTGAGCTTTGACAAATCTGTTTCATATTCTTTTTCTTTAGTGCTGTAGTATTTTTCCAATGACTCAAATAATTCTTTGGAACAGGAAAATTTACTGATGATATCACTCTGCAACTTACTAATAAAAGTgattaaacaaattgaaaattacaatttaaatgttggTTATATCTTACTTTGAATTAACTTTAATAGCATctactttttttgataattgTTGGGCTTCTAAGATATTGACATTGCTACTATCTAATAATGTAAGCATTGAATGTTTTATGTctttttgattatttgtatacttattcAAAAgagtcaacatattatttaatttattttttatagtatctGGCATAGCTGGTTCAGATTCAATTAACTTTAACAaatctacaaaaataatacaaataatatagatattagatcGTTATAAACATGCACTTTGATTTAATAACTTGCATACCTGAAGGGATAGATTCTTTTTCATTAGTAATTTGAGCACACTCATTGTGTATGCACTCCTCGATGCATTtatccaatttaattttatcatcgtCTGACAACTCCTTTACTTTATAATGTGATTCTTCATCTTTAAAAAGTCTATAATGAGTAGTTATATCTGAGCATTTTTTTCTCAATTCATCATCCTTAATATGACTCAACGAGTTAACAAATATGCGTTGTTTGAGATATTCTAATTCATTAAATCTTATCATCTCAGTAGTTTCTTCTTTATCGTAAGATTTCTGTTCGGGAACTTGATCCCCACGAAtcattttttcgaattttttcattttaagagcCATAAtatcagt
This is a stretch of genomic DNA from Acyrthosiphon pisum isolate AL4f chromosome A3, pea_aphid_22Mar2018_4r6ur, whole genome shotgun sequence. It encodes these proteins:
- the LOC100160686 gene encoding uncharacterized protein LOC100160686, which codes for MALKMKKFEKMIRGDQVPEQKSYDKEETTEMIRFNELEYLKQRIFVNSLSHIKDDELRKKCSDITTHYRLFKDEESHYKVKELSDDDKIKLDKCIEECIHNECAQITNEKESIPSDLLKLIESEPAMPDTIKNKLNNMLTLLNKYTNNQKDIKHSMLTLLDSSNVNILEAQQLSKKVDAIKVNSNKLQSDIISKFSCSKELFESLEKYYSTKEKEYETDLSKLKELQKLQDKYKVVDGPQYKDLVKRFKQAQEIIKIKTEMLNSY